In the Microthrixaceae bacterium genome, CACCGTCTGCTCGGACATCCCCTACGCCCCGATGGAGATGGAAGGCGAAGGCCCACGTGGCCTCCAGTACACCGGGTTCGACATCGATCTGGTCGACGCCATGGCGGTGACCATGGACGCCAAGCTCGAGGTCCTCGACGTCGTGTTCGACGGCATCTTGGGCAACCTGGCCGCTGGCACCTGTGACCTGGTCGCGTCGTCGGTCACCATCAACGACGAGCGCAAGGCCGAGGTCGACTTCACCGACCCGTACTTCAAGGCCGACCAGTCGCTGCTGGTGAAGGTCGGCTGACCCAGCCGCCCCACCGCCGACGCGGTCACGAAGCAACCCATGACGGAAACGACCGCCGCCAAGCTCGGGGAGGGTGACGCCCTCCCCGAGCTGTACCGCTCCGGACGCGCCAAGCGAAGGCGCAGCCGTTCGCTGCGCCTAGGGGCATACGCCCTCGGGCTCACGGTGTTGGGTGCCGTGATCATCCTCGCCGACTGGGCGGTGGTGGCCGACAAGTACTTCGATCTCGAACGGGCCCGGGAGCAGTTCCCCGAGATCATCACGATCGCGGCCAAGAACACGCTCATCTACACCGTGCTGTCCTTCATCGGCGGCGTGGTGCTGGGCCTGTCGATGGCGCTTCTCCGCCTCAGCAGCATCCGACCGTACCGGTGGTTCGCCGCCACCTACATCGAGATATTCCGGGGGCTCCCGGCCCTGCTGACGATCATCTTCGTGGGATTCATCGGACCGATCGCACTCAAGTTCCAGTATCCGGAGATCCTCGGTGTTCCCAGCGGCGGGATCGTGGCCCTCTCGCTGGTGGCGGGCGCCTACCTGGCCGAGACGATCCGAGCGGGGATAGAGGCGGTACCACGTGGTCAGGTCGAAGCCGCCCGGTCACTGGGCATGACCCACATCCAAACCCTGAGGTGGGTGGTGATCCCCCAGGCATTTCGGGTTGTCATCCCACCGCTCACCAACGAGCTGGTCCTACTCCTCAAGGACACCGCCCTCCTGTCGGTGCTCGGAACCACCATCGAGAGCAAGGAGCTGACCCAGTTCGGACGCTCCAACGCCCAGGACTTCAACGGCACCTCCCTGGTGGTCGCCGGAGCTATGTACCTGGCCATAACCATCCCGTTGACCCGTCTGGTGGCAATTCTCGAACGACGCTCCAAGGCGACTAGATGACCACATCGGAATCGGTGACCCCAGCGATCGAGCTCCGCGGCCTTCACAAGTCGTTTGGGGCCAATCACGTGTTGCGTGGTGTCGACCTCGCGGTGGCCCCCCGCCAAGTGGTTTGCGTCATCGGTGCATCGGGATCAGGCAAGTCGACCCTGTTGCGGTGCGTGAACCGCTTGGAGGAACCATCGGCAGGCGCAGTGCTTATCGATGGGATCGACATCACCCACCCCGACTGCGACCTCGACCTGGTCCGCCGCACCATCGGAATGGTGTTCCAGCAGTTCAACCTCTTCCCCCACCTACGCGTCATCGACAACG is a window encoding:
- a CDS encoding transporter substrate-binding domain-containing protein is translated as MEGEGPRGLQYTGFDIDLVDAMAVTMDAKLEVLDVVFDGILGNLAAGTCDLVASSVTINDERKAEVDFTDPYFKADQSLLVKVG
- a CDS encoding amino acid ABC transporter ATP-binding protein, with translation MTTSESVTPAIELRGLHKSFGANHVLRGVDLAVAPRQVVCVIGASGSGKSTLLRCVNRLEEPSAGAVLIDGIDITHPDCDLDLVRRTIGMVFQQFNLFPHLRVIDNVTMAQRKVLGRSASEAQGVAEAMLERVGLTDKADAHPAQLSGGQQQRVAIARALA
- a CDS encoding amino acid ABC transporter permease, whose product is MTETTAAKLGEGDALPELYRSGRAKRRRSRSLRLGAYALGLTVLGAVIILADWAVVADKYFDLERAREQFPEIITIAAKNTLIYTVLSFIGGVVLGLSMALLRLSSIRPYRWFAATYIEIFRGLPALLTIIFVGFIGPIALKFQYPEILGVPSGGIVALSLVAGAYLAETIRAGIEAVPRGQVEAARSLGMTHIQTLRWVVIPQAFRVVIPPLTNELVLLLKDTALLSVLGTTIESKELTQFGRSNAQDFNGTSLVVAGAMYLAITIPLTRLVAILERRSKATR